Proteins encoded within one genomic window of Kibdelosporangium phytohabitans:
- a CDS encoding LysR family transcriptional regulator translates to MEMLHLRYFVAVAEELNFTAAARRLHMATSPLSQRIRDLEHELGQRLFDRDTHHVRLTAAGETLLPIARDVLDQVNSIPWRLREATGPRHGTMLLGMPAGIHPDLRARVNTLAERISDRVDLKRWPGVTSALIDAVRDGKLALTLARLPVGDPALDQLPVMSERLGAVVSATRFAGREAVTLAELSDFTYVSAPPEVLPPYFDVLERELADRGVRKRMKLTGTDYSGVSEVISSSAAFGFSMLDEDSPMRGYRVADVTVLPVTDFPAHMETGLVWRRDRADGGDLDDIVAIAREVFGEPILR, encoded by the coding sequence GTGGAGATGCTGCACCTGCGCTACTTCGTCGCGGTCGCCGAGGAACTGAACTTCACCGCGGCGGCGCGCAGGCTGCACATGGCGACGTCGCCGTTGAGCCAGCGGATCCGGGACCTGGAACACGAACTGGGCCAGCGGTTGTTCGACCGCGACACGCACCACGTCCGGCTCACCGCCGCGGGTGAGACGCTGCTGCCGATCGCCAGGGATGTCCTCGATCAGGTGAATTCGATCCCGTGGCGGCTGCGTGAGGCCACCGGGCCGCGGCACGGCACGATGCTGCTCGGCATGCCCGCGGGCATCCACCCGGACCTGCGGGCCCGCGTGAACACGCTGGCCGAGCGGATCAGCGACCGGGTCGACCTCAAACGCTGGCCGGGGGTGACTTCGGCGCTGATCGACGCGGTGCGGGACGGGAAACTCGCGCTGACCTTGGCCCGCCTGCCCGTCGGCGACCCGGCGCTCGACCAGTTGCCGGTCATGTCCGAGCGGCTGGGCGCGGTGGTGTCGGCGACGCGGTTCGCGGGCCGGGAAGCCGTCACGCTGGCCGAGTTGTCCGATTTCACCTATGTGAGCGCGCCGCCGGAGGTCCTGCCGCCGTATTTCGACGTCCTGGAAAGAGAACTCGCCGACCGGGGTGTCAGAAAACGAATGAAATTGACCGGAACCGATTACAGCGGCGTGTCCGAAGTCATTTCGAGCAGTGCGGCATTCGGTTTCTCGATGCTGGACGAGGACAGTCCGATGCGTGGCTACCGGGTGGCCGACGTGACCGTGCTGCCGGTCACGGACTTCCCGGCTCACATGGAAACCGGCCTGGTCTGGCGGCGGGACCGGGCCGACGGCGGTGACCTCGACGACATCGTCGCGATCGCCCGCGAGGTCTTCGGCGAACCCATCCTGCGTTGA
- a CDS encoding CaiB/BaiF CoA transferase family protein: protein MTGTAGPLAGVRVIDLSTVVMGPYAAQILGDLGADVIKIESPSDTVRVGLYRTTPGMTPLDLNVNRNKRSVSLNLKDDAQRAQALDLIGTADVLITNMRPGALARLGLTYEDIAERNPGLVYAHAQGFRADSALAGNAAYDETVQASSGLVDIANRALGEPVYLPTIIADKVSALTIVYSVLAALVHRDRTGQGQQVEVPMTDTLIAFNLVEHLAGHVFEPPQAPTGFPASMTTGHKAVRTKDGLACVIPYGPQNFRDFFAAAGRPDLAGDPRVNGDAIDRPDYPALLALLEECAPALTTAEWAEVCAKHSIPMAPVLDLEKAHEDDYVRDGHLLDTHEHPSEGPVRTIGIPVRFSATPGSIRRLAPLPGQDTAEVLAELSGVRS from the coding sequence ATGACTGGCACAGCCGGACCGCTCGCCGGAGTGCGGGTGATCGACCTGTCGACCGTGGTGATGGGCCCGTACGCGGCACAGATCCTCGGCGACCTCGGTGCGGACGTGATCAAGATCGAGTCGCCGTCCGACACCGTCCGAGTCGGCCTGTACCGCACCACGCCGGGCATGACCCCGCTGGACCTCAACGTCAACCGCAACAAGCGCAGCGTGTCGCTCAACCTCAAGGACGACGCCCAACGCGCGCAGGCCCTCGACCTCATCGGCACCGCGGACGTGCTGATCACGAACATGCGCCCCGGCGCGCTGGCCCGGCTCGGACTGACCTATGAGGACATCGCCGAGCGCAACCCCGGCCTGGTCTACGCCCACGCCCAGGGTTTCCGCGCCGACTCCGCCCTCGCGGGCAACGCCGCGTACGACGAGACCGTGCAGGCCTCGTCCGGCCTGGTCGACATCGCCAACCGGGCGCTGGGCGAACCGGTCTACCTGCCGACGATCATCGCCGACAAGGTCTCCGCGTTGACCATCGTCTACAGCGTGCTCGCCGCGCTCGTGCACCGCGACCGCACCGGCCAGGGCCAGCAGGTCGAGGTCCCGATGACCGACACGCTGATCGCGTTCAACCTCGTCGAGCACCTGGCCGGGCACGTGTTCGAGCCGCCGCAGGCACCGACCGGCTTTCCCGCCTCGATGACCACGGGCCACAAGGCCGTGCGCACCAAGGACGGCCTGGCCTGCGTGATCCCCTACGGCCCGCAGAACTTCCGCGACTTCTTCGCGGCGGCCGGGCGCCCCGACCTGGCCGGCGACCCGCGGGTCAACGGCGACGCGATCGACCGCCCGGACTACCCCGCCCTGCTGGCGCTGCTGGAGGAGTGCGCCCCGGCGCTGACCACGGCCGAGTGGGCCGAGGTGTGCGCCAAGCACAGCATCCCGATGGCACCCGTGCTCGACCTCGAGAAGGCACACGAGGACGACTACGTCCGCGACGGCCACCTGCTGGACACGCACGAACACCCCAGCGAGGGCCCGGTCCGCACGATCGGCATCCCGGTGAGGTTCTCCGCCACCCCGGGCTCGATCCGCCGCCTCGCCCCGCTGCCCGGCCAGGACACCGCCGAGGTGCTCGCCGAGCTGTCAGGAGTCCGGTCATGA